One genomic window of Pseudomonas chlororaphis subsp. piscium includes the following:
- the glsB gene encoding glutaminase B has protein sequence MQALLNEILDEVRPLIGQGKVASYIPALADVPANQLGIAVYGNDGQVFSAGDADTPFSVQSISKVFSLVQAIGHSGEAIWQRLGHEPSGQPFNSLVQLEFERGRPRNPFINAGALVICDINQSRFAAPALSMRDFVRRLSGNMQVLVDGRVADSEYQYRARNAAMAYLMQSFGNFHNDVESVLRSYFSHCALRMSCVDLARAFCFLANDGFCKHSGEQILTARQTQQVNSIMATSGLYDEAGNFAYRVGLPGKSGVGGGIVAVVPGQFTVCVWSPELNAAGNSLVGMAALELLSQRIGWSVF, from the coding sequence ATGCAAGCGTTGTTGAACGAGATCCTCGACGAGGTCCGTCCCTTGATTGGCCAGGGCAAAGTGGCCAGCTACATTCCGGCGCTGGCCGATGTGCCGGCCAACCAGCTGGGGATTGCCGTGTATGGCAACGATGGCCAGGTGTTCAGCGCCGGCGACGCCGATACACCGTTCTCGGTGCAGAGCATTTCCAAGGTGTTCAGCCTGGTGCAGGCCATCGGCCATTCCGGCGAGGCGATCTGGCAGCGCCTGGGGCATGAACCCTCAGGGCAACCCTTCAACTCCCTGGTGCAACTGGAGTTCGAGCGTGGCCGTCCGCGCAACCCGTTCATCAACGCCGGGGCGCTGGTGATCTGCGATATCAACCAGTCGCGTTTCGCCGCGCCGGCGCTGTCCATGCGCGATTTCGTGCGGCGCCTGTCCGGCAACATGCAGGTGCTGGTGGACGGCCGCGTCGCCGATTCGGAATACCAGTACCGCGCGCGCAACGCGGCGATGGCCTACCTGATGCAGTCCTTCGGCAACTTCCACAACGACGTCGAGTCGGTACTGCGCAGCTACTTCAGCCACTGCGCGCTGCGCATGAGTTGCGTCGACCTGGCGCGGGCCTTCTGCTTCCTGGCCAACGATGGCTTCTGCAAGCACAGCGGCGAGCAGATCCTCACGGCGCGCCAGACCCAGCAAGTCAACTCGATCATGGCCACCAGCGGCCTGTACGACGAAGCTGGCAATTTCGCCTACCGCGTCGGTCTGCCGGGCAAGAGCGGCGTGGGCGGCGGTATTGTCGCGGTGGTGCCGGGGCAGTTCACGGTGTGCGTGTGGTCACCGGAATTGAACGCGGCGGGCAACTCCCTGGTGGGGATGGCGGCTCTGGAATTGCTGAGCCAGCGCATTGGCTGGTCGGTGTTCTAG
- a CDS encoding helix-turn-helix transcriptional regulator, whose translation MSRTTRLLTLLQVLRGKRCPVTAAALAAELEVSERTLYRDIAELTALGAPIHGEAGIGYVLRSGLFLPPLMLNADETEAIVLGLRYVDQRGDEVLGKAAADALAKIAAVLAPAAQEALHNPTVLPGPPAYRYPENVVPLNVFRQAIREQAKLHIDYADVNKTPSQRLIWPLALGFMNEARVIVAWCELRNDFRTFRTDRIAAASEQGQRYPGRRSDLLRTWRQRMQLDDAGRFTPDKN comes from the coding sequence GTGTCGCGCACCACTCGTTTGTTGACCCTGTTGCAAGTGCTGCGCGGCAAGCGCTGCCCGGTGACCGCCGCGGCGCTGGCGGCCGAGCTGGAGGTGTCCGAGCGCACCCTGTACCGCGACATCGCCGAGCTCACGGCCCTGGGCGCGCCTATCCATGGCGAGGCCGGGATCGGTTATGTGCTGCGCAGCGGCCTGTTCCTGCCACCGCTGATGCTCAACGCCGACGAAACCGAAGCCATCGTCCTTGGTCTGCGTTATGTCGACCAGCGTGGCGACGAGGTGCTCGGCAAGGCCGCCGCCGATGCGTTGGCGAAGATCGCCGCGGTGCTGGCGCCGGCGGCCCAGGAAGCCTTGCACAACCCGACGGTGCTGCCCGGACCGCCGGCTTACCGCTACCCGGAAAACGTGGTGCCGCTGAACGTGTTTCGCCAGGCGATCCGCGAGCAGGCCAAGCTGCACATCGATTACGCCGATGTGAACAAGACTCCCAGCCAACGCCTGATCTGGCCCCTGGCCCTGGGCTTTATGAACGAGGCGCGGGTGATAGTCGCCTGGTGTGAGTTGCGCAACGATTTCCGCACCTTTCGCACCGACCGGATCGCCGCCGCGAGTGAGCAGGGCCAGCGTTATCCGGGACGGCGCAGCGACCTGTTGCGCACCTGGCGCCAGCGCATGCAATTGGACGATGCCGGGCGTTTCACTCCTGACAAGAACTGA
- a CDS encoding LysR family transcriptional regulator, with protein MDLNAARMFVSVVQCGSISSAANLLQLPLATIRRGIRELERSLNVQLLERSARGTRLTAAGSQLYEHASRGIEALAEGEQAVRNDRMHLQGRLSVSVPAAFESWWKLLAEFQRRHPEVQVAVYTSERESDLAQDGVDVALRAGPLFDEDRPARLLGSYRHMLVASPVLLERLGTPQTPADLRGFPCAVWSRHADAREQWQLGDQSYNPNPLFAANDYLHLRQLALTAKVVTELPAFLAAEALRDGRLRALLPRLPMPEQQLHLLYPDQRPPSNIVRAYLDFAQAWLVENPLPQPH; from the coding sequence ATGGATCTCAACGCCGCCAGGATGTTTGTCAGCGTGGTCCAATGCGGCAGCATTTCGTCCGCCGCCAACCTGCTGCAACTACCGCTGGCCACCATCCGCCGAGGCATCCGTGAACTGGAACGCAGCCTCAACGTGCAACTGCTGGAACGCTCCGCCCGCGGCACCCGGCTGACCGCCGCCGGCAGCCAGCTCTACGAGCACGCCAGCCGTGGTATCGAAGCCCTGGCCGAGGGCGAACAGGCTGTCAGAAATGATCGAATGCACTTGCAGGGCCGCCTGAGTGTGTCGGTGCCTGCGGCGTTCGAGAGCTGGTGGAAGCTGCTGGCCGAGTTCCAGCGGCGCCATCCCGAGGTCCAGGTCGCGGTCTACACCAGTGAGCGGGAAAGCGACCTGGCGCAGGATGGGGTCGACGTCGCCCTGCGCGCCGGGCCGCTGTTCGACGAGGATCGCCCGGCGCGCCTGCTCGGCAGCTACCGCCATATGCTGGTCGCCAGCCCGGTGCTGCTGGAGCGCCTCGGCACCCCGCAAACCCCCGCCGACCTTCGCGGTTTTCCCTGTGCCGTCTGGTCGCGCCATGCCGATGCCCGGGAACAGTGGCAACTGGGCGACCAGTCCTACAACCCCAATCCGCTGTTCGCCGCCAACGATTACCTGCACCTGCGCCAGCTGGCGCTGACCGCCAAGGTGGTCACCGAGCTGCCGGCCTTTCTCGCCGCCGAAGCCCTGCGCGACGGTCGTCTGCGGGCCCTGCTGCCCCGCCTGCCGATGCCGGAGCAACAGCTGCACCTGCTTTACCCGGACCAGCGCCCGCCCTCGAACATCGTCCGCGCCTACCTGGACTTCGCCCAGGCCTGGCTGGTGGAAAACCCCTTGCCCCAGCCGCACTGA
- a CDS encoding nuclear transport factor 2 family protein, which translates to MSSTAISLAPAIAAYLAATNGRDSSAVASFFAEDAQVFDEGQHQAGTRAIAQWMEDSARRYQPRLEVLKVQQRTGKVLVDNLISGSFPGSPLELRYVFRLDEQGKIARLDISL; encoded by the coding sequence ATGTCCAGCACAGCCATTTCTCTCGCACCGGCCATCGCCGCCTACCTCGCGGCCACCAATGGCCGTGACAGTTCGGCGGTCGCCAGTTTCTTCGCCGAAGACGCCCAGGTGTTCGATGAGGGCCAGCATCAGGCCGGCACCCGGGCCATCGCCCAATGGATGGAAGACAGCGCCCGCCGTTACCAGCCACGGCTTGAGGTGCTCAAGGTCCAGCAGCGCACTGGCAAGGTGTTGGTGGACAACCTGATCTCCGGCAGCTTCCCTGGCAGCCCGCTGGAATTGCGCTACGTGTTCCGCCTCGACGAGCAGGGCAAGATCGCCCGGCTGGATATCTCGCTGTAG
- a CDS encoding LEA type 2 family protein, with protein MRRLLGLTLSVLLLSLSACALFPQRDQLHINVVGIEPLPSQDLEVRFAVKLRLQNPNETTINYNGVALDLEVNGQPLATGVSNQTGSIARFSEGVLVVPVSVSAFAVLRQTLGLSQTQNLDDLPYVLRGKLAGGPFGTMRFVDKGQLSLPKTANFTW; from the coding sequence ATGCGCAGACTCCTCGGCCTCACCCTTTCCGTGCTGTTGCTCAGCCTGAGCGCCTGCGCCCTGTTTCCCCAGCGCGATCAGTTGCACATCAATGTGGTCGGTATCGAGCCGCTGCCCAGCCAGGACCTGGAAGTGCGCTTCGCCGTCAAGCTGCGCCTGCAGAACCCCAACGAAACCACGATCAACTACAACGGCGTGGCCCTGGACCTGGAAGTCAACGGCCAACCGCTGGCCACCGGGGTCAGTAACCAGACCGGCAGCATCGCGCGTTTCTCCGAGGGCGTGCTGGTGGTGCCGGTCAGCGTTTCGGCCTTCGCCGTACTGCGCCAGACCCTAGGCCTGAGCCAGACGCAAAACCTCGACGACCTGCCCTACGTGCTGCGCGGCAAGCTCGCCGGCGGCCCGTTCGGCACTATGCGTTTCGTCGACAAAGGTCAGCTGAGCCTGCCGAAGACCGCCAACTTCACCTGGTAA
- the speB gene encoding agmatinase has protein sequence MDIANRNDQALTRDSLYGTAAESTYAGITSFMRRRYSRDLRGVDVAVSGVPFDTATSNRPGARFGPRGIRAASAGIAWERHWPWAFDPFDHLAVVDYGDCAFDSGVPQSVPESIEAHAERILGSGSAMLTFGGDHFITYPLLKAHARKHGPLTLIHFDAHSDTWPDEEGKRIDHGTMFWHAAREGLVDPARSVQIGLRTTNDDHQGFQVLDARQVHRRGCEAIVEAIRQRVGDQPVYLTFDIDCLDPAFAPGTGTPVCGGLSMLQALEILGGLRGINLVGMDVVEVAPAYDNAEITSLAAATLAMEMLCLYAARHKVDR, from the coding sequence ATGGATATCGCCAACCGCAACGACCAGGCCCTGACCCGTGACAGCCTGTACGGCACCGCCGCCGAAAGCACCTACGCCGGCATCACCAGCTTTATGCGCCGCCGCTACAGCCGCGACCTGCGCGGGGTGGATGTGGCGGTCAGCGGCGTACCGTTCGATACCGCCACCAGCAACCGCCCCGGTGCGCGTTTCGGCCCGCGGGGAATCCGCGCCGCGTCCGCCGGCATCGCCTGGGAACGCCACTGGCCGTGGGCCTTCGATCCGTTCGACCATCTGGCGGTGGTGGACTACGGCGACTGCGCCTTCGATTCCGGGGTGCCGCAGTCGGTGCCGGAGAGCATCGAGGCCCATGCCGAGCGGATCCTCGGTAGCGGCAGCGCGATGCTGACTTTCGGCGGCGACCACTTCATCACCTATCCGCTGCTCAAGGCCCATGCGCGCAAGCACGGTCCGCTGACGCTGATCCACTTCGATGCCCACAGCGACACCTGGCCGGACGAAGAGGGCAAGCGCATCGACCACGGCACCATGTTCTGGCACGCGGCCAGGGAAGGCTTGGTGGACCCGGCGCGCTCGGTACAGATCGGCCTGCGCACCACCAACGACGATCACCAGGGGTTCCAGGTGCTGGACGCGCGGCAGGTGCATCGACGTGGCTGCGAAGCCATTGTCGAGGCGATCCGCCAGCGGGTTGGCGACCAGCCGGTGTACCTGACCTTCGATATCGACTGCCTCGACCCGGCCTTCGCCCCCGGCACCGGCACCCCGGTGTGCGGCGGCCTGAGCATGCTGCAGGCGCTGGAGATCCTCGGCGGCCTGCGCGGCATCAATCTGGTGGGCATGGACGTGGTGGAAGTGGCCCCGGCCTATGACAACGCGGAAATCACCTCGCTGGCGGCGGCCACCCTGGCCATGGAAATGCTCTGCCTGTACGCGGCGCGGCATAAGGTCGATCGGTAG
- a CDS encoding LysR family transcriptional regulator produces the protein MLGQLHDLDLHLLRLFVCVVECGGFSAAQGELGLSQSSISQQMAKLETRLGYRLCSRGKGGFRLTPKGEQLLLATRGLFESIEQFRHQSNGVAGRLLGEVRLGLSEALDPAVLQKVAEAIRRFRQRDESVRIEMISAMTGEMERLLLQQRLDLAIGYFSKVQHAFDYQQLFTETQHLYCGRGHPLFAQDNPDLQALHRADKVDHSYRLLRNDEPLQGVPGSACSQQVEATLTFILSGQHIGYLPSHFARTWEDKGLIKALRPEELSYDVGFYLARHRALVPGEAQRAFEEDLLAAFD, from the coding sequence ATGCTCGGCCAACTGCACGACCTCGACCTGCACCTGCTGCGCCTGTTCGTCTGCGTGGTCGAATGCGGCGGCTTCAGCGCCGCCCAGGGCGAACTGGGACTGAGCCAGTCGAGCATCAGCCAGCAGATGGCCAAGCTGGAAACCCGCCTTGGCTATCGCCTGTGCAGTCGCGGCAAGGGTGGCTTTCGCCTGACGCCCAAGGGCGAGCAGCTGCTGCTGGCGACCCGTGGCCTGTTCGAGTCCATCGAGCAGTTTCGCCATCAGTCCAACGGGGTGGCCGGGCGCTTGCTTGGCGAGGTGCGCCTGGGCCTGTCGGAGGCGCTCGACCCGGCGGTGTTGCAGAAAGTCGCCGAGGCGATCCGGCGCTTTCGCCAGCGCGACGAGTCGGTGCGCATCGAGATGATCAGCGCCATGACCGGCGAGATGGAACGCCTGCTGTTGCAGCAGCGCCTGGACCTGGCGATCGGCTATTTCTCCAAGGTGCAGCACGCCTTCGATTACCAGCAGCTGTTCACGGAAACCCAGCACCTGTACTGCGGGCGCGGCCATCCGTTGTTCGCCCAGGACAACCCGGACCTGCAAGCACTGCATCGCGCCGACAAGGTCGACCACAGCTACCGGCTGCTGAGAAACGACGAGCCGTTGCAAGGTGTGCCCGGCTCGGCCTGTTCACAGCAGGTCGAGGCCACCCTCACCTTCATCCTCTCGGGCCAGCACATCGGCTACCTGCCTAGCCACTTCGCCCGCACCTGGGAAGACAAAGGGCTGATCAAGGCCCTGCGCCCGGAGGAGTTGAGTTACGACGTGGGCTTCTATCTGGCCCGCCACCGCGCCCTGGTTCCCGGGGAGGCGCAGCGGGCCTTCGAGGAAGACCTGCTGGCCGCATTCGACTAA
- a CDS encoding nucleobase:cation symporter-2 family protein, translating into MTAPDRSTPRYKSDLIYGLEDRPHFSAAIFAALQHVLASFVGIISPTLIFGGVLGLQNETPYLISMALFVSGLGTFVQARRLGPIGSGLLCVQGTSFSFISVLLSAGLMVKGRGGSNEEILSTIFGICFCAAFIEMFLSQFIGKLRKLITPVVTGTIITLMGLSLIKVAVTDMAGGFGAPDLGAASNLGLAALVLLTIVVLNRFSHPMLRLGSIVIGLTLGFVVAWLLGRVDLATMPEVPMVSVPVPFKYGFSFDLIAFIPLAVIFLISPLEAAGDLTANSMISQQPVKGPLYIKRIKSGLLADGFNSMVAAVFNSLPMVTFAQNNGVIQLTGVASRYVAYFIAGLLVLLGLFPVIGAVLQLMPKPVLGGATLIMFGTVAVAGIKILAEAGLHRRNVLIVAISLGMGLGVAAVPEVLRELPKALHNIFESPITVGAMCAILLNIFLPEEFIELEEDEFDPEAATLKVMQDPDVSAKANA; encoded by the coding sequence ATGACCGCACCTGATCGCTCCACGCCGCGCTACAAGTCCGACCTGATCTATGGCCTGGAGGACCGCCCGCACTTCAGCGCGGCGATCTTTGCCGCGCTGCAACATGTGCTGGCAAGTTTTGTCGGCATCATCTCCCCGACCCTGATCTTCGGTGGCGTGCTGGGCCTGCAGAACGAAACGCCCTACCTGATCAGCATGGCGCTGTTCGTCTCGGGCCTGGGCACCTTCGTCCAGGCCCGGCGCCTGGGGCCGATCGGCTCCGGGCTGCTGTGCGTGCAGGGCACCAGCTTTTCCTTTATCAGCGTGCTGCTCAGCGCCGGGCTGATGGTCAAGGGCCGTGGCGGCAGCAACGAGGAAATCCTCTCGACCATCTTCGGCATCTGCTTCTGCGCAGCCTTTATCGAGATGTTCCTCAGCCAGTTCATCGGCAAGCTGCGCAAGCTGATCACCCCGGTGGTCACCGGCACCATCATCACCCTGATGGGCCTGTCGCTGATCAAGGTGGCGGTCACCGACATGGCCGGCGGCTTCGGCGCGCCGGACCTGGGCGCCGCCAGCAACCTGGGCCTGGCCGCCCTGGTGCTGCTGACCATAGTGGTGCTCAACCGCTTCAGTCATCCGATGCTGCGCCTGGGCTCGATCGTCATCGGCCTGACCCTGGGCTTCGTCGTCGCCTGGCTGCTGGGCCGGGTCGACCTGGCGACGATGCCGGAAGTGCCGATGGTCAGCGTACCGGTGCCGTTCAAGTACGGCTTCTCCTTCGACCTGATCGCCTTCATTCCGCTGGCGGTGATTTTCCTGATCTCGCCCCTGGAAGCAGCCGGCGACCTGACCGCCAACTCGATGATTTCCCAACAGCCGGTCAAGGGCCCGCTGTACATCAAGCGCATCAAGTCAGGCCTGCTGGCCGACGGTTTCAACTCGATGGTGGCGGCGGTGTTCAACAGCCTGCCGATGGTCACCTTCGCCCAGAACAACGGAGTGATTCAGCTGACCGGCGTGGCCAGCCGCTACGTGGCGTACTTCATCGCCGGGCTGCTGGTGCTACTGGGGCTGTTCCCGGTGATCGGCGCGGTGCTGCAGCTGATGCCCAAGCCGGTGCTGGGCGGCGCCACCCTGATCATGTTCGGCACCGTGGCCGTGGCCGGGATCAAGATCCTCGCCGAAGCCGGGCTGCATCGACGCAACGTGCTGATCGTGGCCATTTCCCTAGGCATGGGCCTGGGGGTGGCGGCGGTGCCGGAAGTCCTGCGCGAACTGCCCAAGGCGCTGCACAACATCTTCGAATCGCCAATCACCGTGGGCGCGATGTGCGCGATCCTGCTGAACATCTTCCTGCCGGAGGAGTTCATCGAGCTGGAAGAAGATGAGTTCGATCCAGAAGCGGCTACCCTCAAGGTCATGCAGGACCCGGATGTGAGCGCCAAAGCCAACGCCTGA
- a CDS encoding ferredoxin reductase family protein, with protein MKTWYSVVGVLLITTLTLLLEIPSDTWLTSATLSLVLGATALAYMALSCLLASRWRWVERLFGGLDRVYETHKWLGIWALVFASYHLVFKANLDLWQSVPIIELSKYWTRMVRQLSYVALGLIVLLALNRNIPYGQWRWWHKLSGPLFAIVILHWLSFKSPIALDTPSGIWLTALCGLGLLGALYKLLLYPLLAKAGEYRVSAVTLEKNSLHLELTPLHRGFAFKAGQFAFLAMREKGLREPHPFTIASAHASDGRIEFVIRALGDYTQKLRQQVKVGMLADLYAPYGRFKRRLDAGREIWIGGGVGISPFISWLQDAAAGRFDQATLVYCCNPSRAFPSIETLQGLAEERGVDFIGHTDGADRLGETLKRLASETDPQQIQISFCGPKGLLARVKALMREHAIPERNLHYEFFEFR; from the coding sequence TTGAAAACCTGGTATTCGGTGGTCGGCGTCCTGCTGATCACCACCCTCACCCTGCTGCTGGAAATCCCCAGCGATACCTGGCTGACCTCCGCCACCCTGAGCCTGGTCCTCGGCGCCACGGCGCTGGCCTATATGGCCCTGTCCTGCCTGCTGGCCAGCCGCTGGCGCTGGGTCGAGCGGCTGTTCGGCGGCCTCGACCGGGTCTATGAAACCCACAAGTGGCTGGGCATCTGGGCGCTGGTCTTCGCCAGCTATCACCTGGTGTTCAAGGCCAACCTGGATCTCTGGCAAAGCGTGCCGATCATCGAGCTGTCCAAGTACTGGACGCGCATGGTGCGGCAGCTGAGTTACGTGGCTCTCGGCCTGATCGTGCTGCTGGCGCTGAACCGCAACATTCCCTACGGCCAGTGGCGCTGGTGGCACAAGCTGTCCGGGCCGCTGTTCGCGATCGTCATCCTGCACTGGCTGAGCTTCAAGTCGCCGATTGCCCTGGATACCCCCTCGGGCATCTGGCTCACCGCACTCTGCGGCCTGGGCCTGCTCGGCGCCCTGTACAAGCTGCTGCTCTATCCGCTGCTGGCCAAGGCCGGCGAATACCGGGTCAGCGCGGTGACCCTGGAGAAAAACTCCCTGCACCTGGAACTGACCCCACTGCACCGCGGTTTCGCCTTCAAGGCCGGGCAGTTCGCCTTTCTCGCCATGCGCGAGAAAGGCCTGCGCGAGCCGCACCCCTTCACTATCGCCAGCGCCCACGCCAGCGACGGGCGCATCGAGTTCGTGATCCGCGCCCTGGGCGACTACACCCAGAAGCTGCGCCAGCAGGTCAAGGTCGGCATGCTCGCCGACCTATACGCACCCTATGGCCGCTTCAAGCGCCGGCTCGATGCCGGCCGGGAGATCTGGATCGGCGGTGGCGTGGGTATCTCGCCCTTTATCTCCTGGCTGCAGGATGCCGCCGCCGGGCGCTTCGACCAGGCGACCCTGGTGTACTGCTGCAACCCGTCACGAGCCTTCCCCAGCATCGAAACCTTGCAGGGCCTGGCCGAGGAACGCGGGGTGGATTTCATCGGCCACACCGACGGCGCCGACCGCCTGGGGGAAACCCTGAAACGGCTGGCCAGCGAAACCGATCCGCAACAGATCCAGATCAGTTTCTGCGGGCCCAAGGGTTTGCTCGCCCGGGTCAAGGCGTTGATGCGCGAACACGCGATTCCCGAACGCAACCTGCACTACGAGTTCTTCGAGTTCCGCTGA
- a CDS encoding MFS transporter, translating to MNSPIDVPAALDHTVAGGSSYAVLAAVCLAALILPLTFVGVAVATPAIGRELGGGPLALSWITNAFMLSFGSVLMAAGTLADEYGRKRVFSLGVGLFALTSLALAFAPSVLWLDLLRAVQGLAGAAALAGGSAALAQEFEGPARTRAFSLLGTTFGVGLAFGPILAGVLIEAYGWRSIFVSGTLIGGLSLLFGVPRMQESRDPDAAGVDWPGTLSFTAALVALTWGILQAPQSGWSSPLVWGLLLVALLALLLFIVIELRVKRPMLDLSLFRYPRFVGVQLLPIATCYCFVVLLILLPIRFIGVEGYSEIDAGLMMIALSAPMVVVPLLAAWLTRWFGAGTLSSVGLVIAALGLYLLSRIAPGQASAANVLPMLLIGFGAGLPWGLMDGLSVSVVPKERAGMATGIFSTTRVAGEGIALALVVALLAGLLQLSMAAALPEHPQLPLAAQQLASGNLQASAALLPELGRELLLGLYAKAFTWLLYALIAITLVAALVVRLMLHEPRRG from the coding sequence ATGAATTCGCCAATCGATGTGCCTGCTGCCCTCGATCACACCGTCGCCGGCGGTTCTTCCTACGCGGTACTGGCCGCGGTGTGCCTGGCGGCGCTGATCCTGCCGCTGACCTTCGTCGGCGTGGCCGTGGCGACCCCGGCCATCGGCCGCGAGTTGGGCGGTGGCCCCCTGGCCCTGAGCTGGATCACCAATGCCTTCATGCTGAGTTTTGGCAGCGTGCTGATGGCCGCCGGCACCCTGGCCGACGAGTACGGGCGCAAGCGTGTGTTCAGCCTGGGCGTCGGCCTGTTCGCCCTGACGTCGCTGGCCCTGGCCTTTGCGCCTTCGGTGCTCTGGCTCGACCTGTTGCGGGCCGTGCAAGGGCTGGCCGGCGCGGCGGCGCTGGCGGGCGGCTCGGCGGCCCTGGCCCAAGAGTTTGAAGGCCCGGCGCGGACCCGCGCCTTCAGCCTGCTGGGCACCACCTTCGGCGTCGGCCTGGCATTCGGGCCGATCCTCGCCGGGGTGCTGATCGAAGCCTACGGCTGGCGCTCGATCTTCGTCTCCGGGACCTTGATCGGCGGCCTGTCGCTGCTGTTTGGCGTGCCGCGTATGCAGGAGTCCCGCGACCCGGACGCGGCGGGTGTCGACTGGCCCGGCACCTTGAGTTTCACCGCGGCGCTGGTGGCGCTGACCTGGGGCATTTTGCAGGCGCCGCAAAGCGGCTGGAGCAGCCCGCTGGTCTGGGGCTTGTTGCTGGTGGCGCTGCTGGCCTTGCTGCTGTTCATAGTCATAGAGTTGCGGGTCAAGCGTCCGATGCTCGACCTGTCGCTGTTTCGCTACCCGCGGTTTGTCGGCGTGCAGTTGCTGCCGATCGCCACCTGCTATTGCTTCGTGGTGTTGCTGATCCTGCTGCCGATCCGCTTTATCGGCGTGGAAGGCTACAGCGAGATCGATGCCGGGCTGATGATGATCGCCTTGTCCGCACCTATGGTGGTGGTGCCGTTGCTGGCGGCGTGGCTGACCCGCTGGTTCGGCGCCGGGACCCTGTCCAGCGTCGGCCTGGTGATCGCCGCGCTCGGGCTCTACCTGCTCAGCCGGATCGCCCCGGGGCAGGCGTCGGCGGCCAATGTCTTGCCCATGTTGTTGATCGGTTTTGGTGCCGGTTTGCCCTGGGGCTTGATGGACGGGCTGTCGGTCAGTGTGGTGCCCAAGGAGCGGGCGGGGATGGCCACCGGCATCTTCAGTACCACCCGGGTGGCGGGCGAGGGCATTGCCCTGGCCCTGGTGGTGGCCCTGCTGGCCGGCTTGCTGCAACTGTCCATGGCTGCGGCGCTGCCGGAGCATCCGCAGCTGCCGCTGGCCGCCCAGCAGTTGGCCAGCGGCAACCTGCAGGCCAGCGCGGCGTTGTTGCCCGAGCTGGGCCGGGAGCTGTTGCTCGGGCTCTACGCCAAGGCCTTCACCTGGCTGCTGTATGCGCTGATCGCCATCACCCTGGTCGCGGCGCTGGTGGTGCGGCTGATGCTGCATGAACCGCGCCGGGGTTGA